The genomic region CAGGTCGCCGACCATCGCCACCTTCAGCCCATCCAGCCGCCCCAACTCCTCCCAGATGGTGAAGAGATCGAGCAGGGCCTGGGTGGGGTGTTCGCCGACGCCGTCGCCGGCGTTGATCACAGGCTTCTGGGCGTAGTCGGCGGCGATTTGGGCCGAACCGACTTCGGGATGGCGCAGGACGATGATGTCGGCGTAGCATTCGAGCGTGCGCACGGTGTCGGGCAGCGATTCGCCCTTGGAGACCGAGGAATAGTGGACTTCGTTGATGGGGATGACGTTGCCGCCCAGCCGCAGCATGGCCGCCATGAAGGAGGAGGCGGTGCGGGTGCTGGGTTCGTAGAACAGGTTGGCCAGGACTTTGCCGCTGAGCAGGTCGGCCGAGCCGAAGCGGCGGACGAGGGTGCGCATCTCGTCGGCGACGCTGAAGATGTAGGCCAGTTTGTCGCGGCTGAATTGGCGCACCGAGAGGACGTCTTTGCCAAAGAAGCCGTTGTCGATCTTGTCAGCAGGTTGGGCGGTGCGGAGGGAATGGGCTTTGGTCATAGTTGATGGCCGATTTTGGATGGCGAAA from Caldilineales bacterium harbors:
- the pyrB gene encoding aspartate carbamoyltransferase, translating into MTKAHSLRTAQPADKIDNGFFGKDVLSVRQFSRDKLAYIFSVADEMRTLVRRFGSADLLSGKVLANLFYEPSTRTASSFMAAMLRLGGNVIPINEVHYSSVSKGESLPDTVRTLECYADIIVLRHPEVGSAQIAADYAQKPVINAGDGVGEHPTQALLDLFTIWEELGRLDGLKVAMVGDLKYGRTVHSLTRLLSFYDTEFFFVAPDILRLPADMVAEARARGLKASEVEDVHEVIADVDVMYVTRVQKERFTDLAVYESVKDHYVVDPALMTHAKPNMALMHPLPRVGEISYAVDQDPRAAYFRQMENGMFIRMALLAAVLGKA